In the Bacteroidales bacterium genome, one interval contains:
- a CDS encoding lamin tail domain-containing protein translates to MKQICFFAFVSLFCISFFSQQQTLASWYFDGLPASPNTPVVIAAEGGIQQGVATIYLNGTQGSSSWVQATELNSFSGTTLNDDRPTPNASQALALVGNSANGKSFVIVFSTTGKNNIQLSYVVRATSTGFSSHLFEYSVDGINFISIGTITITRDGTFRLYSLDFSSITAMNNQPTVYLRVTVNGATSASGNNRLDNILIKGTPIGGGSIDTIPPLALNAWVVTPRRVKVSFNEAIADTAATNPSHYQGVGSMDSIKLNTSKDTATLFLTQPLANATPYILHISNLRDISNNVMDSIFTFTLFYDTLPPQLVITEIMYNPPESGIDSLEFIEIYNNGPQTIDLKGFTLRYGSINYVFPNHILLSSGSFFLIAPQAAKASNFYGMTFYQGPTNGISNSGTTIKILTPSGQFVDSVRYLPNAPWPTAANGQGYSLSLCNPNLDNNNPANWGLGTNAFGVVNGYTVYADPGQLCTTPPDNTPPTPINAWATNFTTVKVSYNEPIDPVTGTNPANYTGLGTISNIVLNSSKDTATLQLSSPLQNATMYTLTINNIKDLNNNQMTQPVQFIIYLDTNNLIPNIVITEIMYNPPESGIDSLEFIEFYNNGNGVVNLKNFTIKHGSAVHTITQNYFLQPHQYFLYAPKASAASNFYGLNFYQGATTGLSNSGSTIKIFDAQNNLLDSVRYQPSSPWPTQANGGGYSLSLCDPNSDNNDPSSWTLGHQAFGVVNGVTVYADPGQGCPSPIDTVPPVPISAQAVNATTIKVTFNEPVETISATTASNYSGVGAITNVTLDASQTVATLALLTPLTPNVVYYLTVQNISDLAYNIMPQPYILQLIYDTSTTTKKLVITEIMYNPPESGVDSLEFIEIYNNDNASVDLINYVLKYGGAQYTFSQSTVIQPQGFVILAPRKTAVNSFYNVNSIQISNTGLSNSGTFIVLKDNQGRTVDSVYYLPSSPWPTQANGLGRSLTLCDPNADNTLPSNWYVSNQWIGEINGYGVYADPNSLCILQNIEEKDNVNIVVYPNPFSDRIKLISADPVYSIRIISITGKIVFEETSPSHTNSFDISVEHLSRGVYIVSVYTTRGSKHFSLIKQ, encoded by the coding sequence TTCAGTGGAACGACCCTCAACGATGACCGTCCTACCCCCAATGCCAGTCAAGCTCTTGCTCTTGTGGGTAACTCTGCCAACGGAAAAAGTTTTGTCATTGTTTTTTCTACAACTGGCAAGAATAATATTCAATTGAGCTATGTGGTGCGTGCAACTTCGACAGGCTTTTCTTCTCATCTTTTTGAATACAGCGTAGATGGGATTAACTTCATTTCAATAGGAACTATAACCATTACTCGTGATGGGACATTCCGCTTGTATTCTCTCGATTTCTCTTCTATAACAGCCATGAACAATCAGCCTACTGTTTATTTAAGAGTTACTGTTAATGGTGCAACATCAGCAAGTGGAAATAACCGCCTCGACAATATTCTGATTAAGGGTACACCTATAGGAGGTGGATCCATAGATACCATACCACCTCTTGCCTTGAATGCGTGGGTGGTCACACCTCGACGTGTAAAGGTATCTTTCAATGAAGCCATAGCCGATACAGCTGCTACAAACCCATCGCACTATCAAGGAGTAGGTAGCATGGATTCGATTAAACTCAATACGAGTAAAGATACTGCTACTTTATTTCTAACTCAACCCCTGGCCAATGCTACTCCTTACATCCTCCATATTTCCAACTTACGCGATATTTCCAACAATGTGATGGACAGTATATTCACATTTACCCTATTCTACGATACGTTGCCTCCTCAACTTGTGATTACAGAAATCATGTACAATCCTCCAGAAAGCGGAATAGATAGCCTCGAATTCATTGAGATCTATAATAATGGCCCTCAGACTATTGACCTAAAAGGCTTTACGTTACGCTACGGTTCAATAAATTATGTGTTTCCCAATCATATTTTATTATCATCTGGAAGCTTTTTCCTAATAGCTCCCCAGGCTGCAAAAGCATCCAATTTTTATGGAATGACATTTTATCAGGGTCCTACAAATGGAATTAGTAATTCCGGAACAACCATCAAAATTTTAACTCCTAGTGGTCAGTTCGTTGACTCAGTTAGATACCTACCCAATGCACCATGGCCAACAGCTGCCAATGGTCAAGGTTACAGTTTATCGTTATGCAATCCAAATCTCGATAACAACAACCCTGCTAACTGGGGACTTGGAACAAACGCCTTTGGTGTTGTTAATGGATATACAGTCTACGCTGACCCAGGTCAACTCTGTACGACCCCGCCCGACAATACACCACCTACGCCTATCAATGCATGGGCCACGAACTTTACTACAGTAAAAGTATCGTACAACGAGCCCATCGACCCAGTAACGGGTACCAATCCCGCCAACTATACTGGCCTTGGCACCATTTCTAATATTGTTTTAAATTCATCCAAAGATACTGCCACTCTTCAATTGTCATCACCTTTACAAAATGCTACCATGTATACATTAACTATCAACAACATCAAAGACTTGAACAACAACCAGATGACTCAACCCGTACAATTTATCATTTACCTTGATACCAACAACCTCATTCCTAATATCGTTATTACAGAAATTATGTACAATCCACCCGAAAGTGGTATAGATAGCCTAGAATTTATAGAATTCTACAACAACGGTAATGGGGTTGTAAATTTGAAGAATTTTACCATCAAACATGGGTCGGCAGTTCACACCATTACCCAAAATTATTTCCTTCAACCTCATCAATACTTTCTCTATGCTCCGAAAGCTTCAGCAGCTTCCAATTTTTATGGTCTCAATTTCTATCAAGGTGCTACCACAGGACTAAGTAATTCTGGTTCTACCATCAAAATATTTGATGCTCAGAATAACTTATTAGATTCAGTCAGGTATCAGCCTTCAAGTCCTTGGCCTACCCAAGCCAATGGTGGTGGTTACTCATTATCTCTATGCGATCCAAATAGCGATAACAATGATCCAAGTTCCTGGACATTAGGTCATCAAGCTTTTGGAGTTGTCAATGGTGTAACAGTATATGCTGATCCTGGGCAAGGTTGCCCTTCTCCCATAGATACCGTACCACCAGTACCAATTTCTGCTCAAGCCGTCAATGCTACAACCATTAAAGTTACTTTCAACGAACCTGTGGAAACCATATCAGCAACCACAGCTTCAAATTATTCTGGTGTTGGTGCCATTACGAACGTAACTCTTGATGCTTCGCAAACTGTTGCTACTCTTGCCCTCTTAACACCACTTACACCTAATGTCGTATATTACCTTACCGTGCAAAACATATCTGATCTCGCATATAATATCATGCCTCAACCCTATATTCTGCAACTGATCTATGATACCTCAACAACTACCAAAAAACTTGTCATTACAGAAATTATGTATAATCCCCCTGAAAGTGGTGTAGATAGTTTAGAATTCATTGAAATTTATAACAACGACAACGCTAGCGTAGATCTGATCAATTACGTCCTTAAATATGGGGGAGCTCAATATACTTTTAGTCAGTCTACAGTCATACAACCCCAAGGATTTGTCATTCTCGCTCCACGTAAAACTGCTGTAAACAGTTTTTATAACGTTAATTCTATACAAATTTCTAATACAGGATTGAGTAATAGCGGTACGTTCATTGTCCTGAAAGACAACCAAGGAAGAACTGTTGACTCTGTCTATTACCTACCTTCTTCACCTTGGCCTACACAAGCCAACGGCCTTGGAAGATCACTGACACTTTGCGATCCTAATGCTGACAATACTTTACCTTCAAACTGGTATGTTTCTAACCAATGGATTGGAGAAATAAATGGTTACGGGGTTTACGCTGATCCCAACTCCTTGTGCATTTTACAAAATATTGAAGAAAAAGACAATGTCAACATCGTTGTATATCCTAACCCATTCTCCGATAGAATTAAATTAATAAGTGCTGATCCTGTATATTCTATACGAATCATATCAATTACAGGAAAAATAGTATTCGAAGAAACATCACCTTCTCATACAAACTCATTCGATATTTCTGTGGAGCATCTTTCTCGAGGCGTCTACATCGTTAGTGTTTACACTACTCGAGGCTCAAAACATTTCTCATTGATAAAACAATAA
- a CDS encoding transcriptional repressor, whose product MVLSQDEVIQLFSNFLQQKGLRKTSERYIIVKEIYNLRRHFDVDTLFIYLKNKKIHISKATLYSTLDLLVEAGLVVKHQFGEACAQYEPSFRFDMHDHAICIRCKQIIEFSFPDLDAIKEKFSQQHNFIITSYSFILYGICSSCKVKDK is encoded by the coding sequence ATGGTATTATCGCAAGATGAAGTCATACAGTTGTTTTCAAATTTTCTACAACAGAAAGGACTTAGGAAAACAAGTGAACGATATATCATTGTAAAGGAAATATACAATTTGCGACGTCATTTTGATGTGGATACTCTGTTCATCTATTTAAAGAATAAAAAAATTCATATCAGTAAAGCTACTCTGTACAGCACACTCGACCTTCTCGTCGAAGCTGGGTTAGTAGTTAAACATCAGTTTGGTGAAGCATGCGCACAATATGAGCCAAGTTTTAGATTTGATATGCATGATCATGCTATTTGTATTCGTTGTAAGCAAATTATTGAATTCTCTTTTCCCGACCTGGATGCAATCAAAGAAAAATTTTCTCAACAACATAATTTCATCATAACCAGCTATTCTTTTATTCTATATGGTATTTGTAGTTCATGCAAAGTAAAAGACAAGTAA
- a CDS encoding adenylosuccinate synthase codes for MKLDVVLGLQWGDEGKGKIVDALAPEYDIIARFQGGPNAGHTISFNNNKYILHIIPSGIFHENIINVIGNGTVIDPVLFSFEYEMLKKVGLFPENNLLISNKAHLITPTHKLLDYYQEKKRGDNKIGSTLKGIGPSYGDKYSRKGLRVESIFHSSFFEHYKTLRNHHLESLREIDINEVKLEGYSFQEYEEKWFLSIELLKKFNIVSTEIYLNKAIDEKKRILAEGAQGTLLDIDFGSYPYVTSSHTTIGGVISGLGVPPQRIGRVFGVFKAYCTRVGNGPFPTEINSEVGNMLRDLGHEYGSTTGRPRRVGWLDLPALRYAIMINGVTDLIMTKADVLADLDSIKICYAYQVNNKSYTHPVSGNFNHVIPLYRTFSSWDHDLVNIKQFDDLSPNLHEFIRYIESQIETSISAISLGPDREQLIKKNI; via the coding sequence ATGAAATTAGATGTTGTTTTAGGCCTTCAATGGGGCGACGAAGGGAAGGGAAAAATTGTGGATGCTTTGGCACCTGAATACGATATCATTGCACGTTTTCAAGGAGGACCCAACGCAGGTCATACCATTAGTTTTAATAACAATAAATATATTTTGCACATCATACCTAGTGGAATATTTCATGAGAATATTATCAATGTAATTGGCAATGGTACAGTTATTGATCCCGTTTTATTCTCATTTGAGTATGAAATGTTAAAAAAGGTTGGGCTTTTTCCTGAGAATAATCTTCTCATAAGCAATAAAGCTCACCTTATTACTCCTACTCACAAGCTTTTAGATTACTACCAAGAAAAAAAGAGAGGTGATAATAAGATTGGAAGTACCCTTAAAGGGATAGGACCCTCCTATGGTGACAAATACTCTCGAAAAGGGCTACGCGTTGAAAGTATTTTTCATTCTTCATTTTTTGAACATTACAAAACCTTACGTAATCATCATCTCGAAAGCTTAAGAGAAATAGATATTAATGAAGTTAAACTGGAAGGATATTCTTTTCAGGAATACGAAGAAAAATGGTTTCTTTCTATCGAACTTCTAAAAAAATTCAACATCGTTTCCACTGAAATTTATTTAAACAAAGCAATCGATGAGAAAAAGAGAATTCTTGCTGAAGGAGCTCAAGGAACATTGTTGGACATTGACTTTGGTTCCTACCCCTATGTAACTTCCTCCCATACCACCATCGGAGGAGTCATAAGTGGTCTTGGAGTGCCTCCTCAACGAATTGGGCGAGTTTTTGGTGTTTTTAAAGCATATTGCACACGTGTTGGAAATGGGCCATTTCCAACCGAAATCAACTCTGAAGTAGGCAATATGCTTCGTGATTTAGGGCATGAGTACGGTTCTACCACCGGTAGGCCCCGACGAGTAGGCTGGCTCGACCTCCCTGCCCTTCGCTATGCTATCATGATAAATGGTGTAACTGATCTCATTATGACTAAAGCCGATGTCCTTGCTGATTTGGATTCGATCAAAATTTGCTATGCTTATCAAGTAAACAACAAAAGTTATACTCATCCCGTTTCAGGAAATTTTAATCATGTTATTCCTCTGTACCGTACATTTTCTTCCTGGGATCATGACTTAGTCAACATCAAACAATTTGATGATCTATCCCCAAATCTTCATGAATTTATTCGTTATATCGAATCACAAATTGAAACATCCATTTCAGCCATTTCCCTTGGACCTGATCGTGAACAATTGATAAAGAAAAACATATGA
- a CDS encoding PepSY-like domain-containing protein encodes MKKTGFLFLFISFFVVIYGQNFKETSQVPVVVSSKLDNLYPQHEQAKWYTDGSQYMAKFTLNGLSTRVYIMESGRWVETQQDYFIENCPRNMQKHISQEFAGYNVKSITRVDNKDKSEFRVELEQNNIIITATYDASGKYVEQKSSQNQSQDLTSQGGNTQKEKKLPVHPKELPSNITSYIMKNYPGYSIKECYILNDETYRNAYHVILSNSAGDMQKLWFDFQGILIKVESKEVLTSQNEQKQAKNEKKSDKKTAKQRVPIPESKVPTAALDYFNKKAKKSENVRWDTINKEYVVSYVDPVKNNECRMHFDQKGNFLKQVTLIPPKSLAPQIVSYIQKNYPGLDLHEAQNVVTADKKKYILVLIYSPTWINDPMVYHELYFSGNGKLENEILADYIDENDEYFNKLKQEKETYFIEYLDQDNPDISDPNLIDGQPVYLKDLPSIIINHLKTNYPDYSFKEGIIITENNQLIYSLIIKKQGYKERKRVFYDIKGKFVREENVY; translated from the coding sequence ATGAAAAAAACAGGTTTTCTTTTTTTATTTATAAGTTTTTTTGTTGTTATTTACGGACAGAATTTTAAAGAAACTTCGCAAGTACCCGTTGTGGTTAGTTCTAAGTTGGATAACCTTTATCCACAACACGAGCAGGCTAAATGGTATACCGACGGTTCTCAGTACATGGCTAAATTCACCTTGAATGGCTTATCAACGCGTGTTTATATCATGGAGTCAGGACGATGGGTAGAAACCCAACAGGATTATTTCATCGAAAATTGCCCCAGGAACATGCAAAAACACATCTCACAAGAATTTGCCGGATACAATGTGAAATCAATTACTAGGGTAGACAACAAAGACAAATCTGAATTTCGCGTTGAACTAGAACAAAATAATATCATCATTACCGCTACCTACGACGCTTCTGGCAAATATGTGGAACAAAAGTCTTCCCAAAACCAATCCCAGGACCTTACATCTCAAGGTGGTAATACACAAAAAGAAAAAAAATTACCCGTACATCCTAAAGAACTTCCGAGCAACATTACGTCGTACATTATGAAAAATTATCCAGGTTATTCTATCAAAGAATGCTACATCCTTAATGATGAAACATATCGTAATGCATATCACGTTATTCTATCAAACTCTGCTGGAGATATGCAAAAACTCTGGTTCGACTTTCAAGGAATTTTAATAAAAGTTGAAAGCAAAGAAGTTCTCACTAGTCAAAATGAGCAAAAACAAGCTAAGAATGAGAAAAAATCTGATAAAAAGACAGCTAAACAACGTGTTCCTATCCCTGAAAGCAAGGTTCCAACAGCTGCATTAGATTATTTCAACAAGAAAGCTAAAAAATCTGAAAACGTTCGTTGGGATACCATTAATAAAGAATATGTGGTTTCTTATGTCGATCCTGTAAAAAACAATGAATGCCGCATGCATTTTGACCAAAAAGGAAATTTTCTCAAACAAGTGACCCTCATACCACCAAAAAGCCTTGCCCCTCAAATTGTATCTTATATTCAAAAAAATTATCCTGGTCTTGATTTGCACGAAGCTCAAAATGTCGTCACAGCCGATAAGAAAAAATATATTCTTGTTCTCATTTACAGTCCCACATGGATCAATGATCCGATGGTTTATCATGAATTATATTTTTCGGGAAATGGTAAACTCGAAAATGAAATTCTTGCTGATTACATCGACGAAAATGATGAATATTTTAACAAATTGAAACAAGAAAAAGAAACCTATTTTATTGAATACTTAGATCAAGATAATCCGGATATAAGTGATCCAAATCTTATTGATGGTCAGCCAGTTTATCTCAAAGATCTTCCCTCTATCATCATTAACCATCTTAAAACAAATTATCCCGATTACTCCTTCAAAGAAGGTATTATCATTACCGAAAATAATCAGCTCATTTATAGTTTGATAATTAAGAAACAAGGATATAAGGAAAGAAAAAGGGTTTTCTACGACATAAAAGGTAAATTTGTTCGAGAAGAGAATGTTTATTAA
- a CDS encoding HAMP domain-containing histidine kinase, with product MLSRAKKYHWQIILIVLGGIFVLVFAFAVNLLIYSVVKEDENKVTLWASTIQKKAELVDYTREFFQKVEEEEKKRVEIWAEATKRLIYSDDREDLSFYIYIISRNTTIPVVLTDENLKIIAVKNVDFSPDTVHNLTGKLYQEFSHNPPIEINYKSIRNYLFYKESILFHELKKMLEDLIGNFLSEIVRNSLQVPVVILDSTKTRVVAKGNLPPNYDTDSIKLWKFINQLKSENTYLKIKLKDGTTHYVYYQSSPWVKNIKWSLYLLVAILIFMILLIFIYYSTFKREERHRIWLGMTKETAHQLGTPLSSLEAKVEMLEIEGVKSPYIQEIKQDLMKLRGVLDRFDKIGTKPQLEKMNILPLIQEVITYIQKRSPSKIRFHFQINDVMEAYAKINRQLFMWVMENVLKNAVDALVSEGDIIIRVFKERKRIIIDVEDNGKGIPRAYFKRIFEPGFTTKKGTVRGMGLALAKRIIEEDHHGKIFIHSSTLGKGTIVRIILQTEG from the coding sequence ATGTTATCTAGAGCAAAAAAATATCATTGGCAAATTATTTTAATTGTTCTTGGTGGGATCTTTGTTTTGGTATTCGCTTTTGCAGTGAATTTGCTTATTTACTCTGTGGTCAAAGAGGATGAAAATAAAGTTACCCTGTGGGCATCGACCATTCAGAAAAAAGCTGAACTCGTTGACTATACTCGTGAGTTTTTCCAGAAAGTGGAAGAAGAAGAAAAAAAGCGAGTTGAAATTTGGGCAGAAGCCACTAAAAGGCTAATTTATTCTGATGATCGTGAAGATCTGAGTTTTTATATCTATATCATTTCTCGCAACACAACCATACCAGTTGTTTTGACCGATGAAAACTTGAAGATCATTGCTGTAAAAAACGTGGATTTTTCTCCAGATACGGTTCACAACTTAACTGGGAAGCTTTATCAAGAATTTTCTCATAATCCTCCTATTGAGATCAACTATAAATCCATTCGTAATTACTTGTTTTACAAGGAATCAATCTTATTCCACGAGCTTAAAAAAATGTTGGAAGATCTGATTGGTAATTTTCTAAGTGAAATAGTTCGAAACTCTCTTCAAGTTCCTGTAGTCATTTTAGATTCAACCAAAACACGAGTCGTTGCTAAAGGAAATTTGCCTCCTAATTATGACACTGATTCTATTAAATTATGGAAATTTATTAACCAGCTCAAATCCGAAAATACCTATTTAAAGATTAAACTTAAGGATGGCACAACACATTATGTCTACTATCAGTCGTCACCATGGGTAAAAAACATCAAATGGTCTCTCTATTTGTTAGTGGCAATTTTGATATTTATGATTTTGCTCATATTTATTTACTATTCTACGTTTAAACGAGAGGAACGGCACAGAATTTGGCTCGGGATGACCAAAGAGACAGCTCATCAATTGGGGACACCGTTGTCTTCTTTGGAAGCCAAAGTGGAAATGCTTGAGATCGAAGGTGTTAAGTCACCTTATATTCAAGAAATAAAGCAAGATTTAATGAAATTACGTGGTGTACTTGATCGTTTCGATAAAATTGGAACTAAACCTCAACTGGAAAAAATGAATATTTTGCCACTCATTCAAGAAGTTATTACGTACATACAAAAAAGAAGTCCTTCCAAAATACGTTTTCATTTTCAAATCAATGATGTTATGGAAGCCTATGCTAAAATTAACCGGCAACTTTTTATGTGGGTGATGGAAAATGTTTTAAAAAATGCTGTAGATGCTCTCGTATCGGAAGGAGATATCATTATCAGGGTTTTTAAAGAAAGAAAAAGAATCATTATTGACGTGGAAGATAACGGAAAAGGCATTCCACGTGCTTATTTCAAGAGAATATTTGAACCTGGATTTACTACAAAAAAGGGAACAGTTCGAGGTATGGGCCTGGCTCTTGCAAAACGAATTATAGAGGAAGATCATCACGGCAAAATTTTTATTCATTCGTCGACACTAGGTAAAGGAACGATTGTTCGTATAATATTGCAGACAGAAGGTTAA
- a CDS encoding Y-family DNA polymerase — translation MFALVDCNNFYVSCELVFRPDLRGKVVVVLSNNDGCVISRSNEAKKLGIPMGVPFFEIKPLLDLHNGTYFSSNFMLYGDMSRRVMTLLQEFAPAIEIYSIDEAFLDFRGFSPEPSLREYGLKIKKYIYQCTGIPISIGIAPTKALAKVANKIAKTFPEKTQGVYAIDDERKREKALKWLPVEDVWGIGSRWSARFHKIGIKTAYDFTQLSDEWVRKRMTIVGLRLKKELMGESCFELEENLNVRSSISVSRSFYEELTTFNEVYERIATFVSRGAFKLRKQNSVAGMLMVYLRSNPFKNNEKIFFRQGLARLSHRTDSTIELLHYAKSVLQKIYEPHPIKKAGIILMDLVSSEARELSFFHEYLAKHEQLMHVLDKVNEKYGFDTLRIAAQQAPLRHKVLQQKLSPSYTTRWEDILVVKAK, via the coding sequence ATGTTTGCGTTGGTGGATTGTAATAACTTTTATGTATCGTGTGAATTAGTTTTTCGACCAGATTTGCGTGGTAAAGTCGTAGTGGTCCTTTCTAATAACGATGGTTGCGTAATTTCTCGTAGCAACGAAGCTAAAAAGTTAGGAATTCCAATGGGAGTTCCTTTTTTTGAAATAAAACCCCTACTGGATCTGCACAATGGAACATATTTTTCTTCTAACTTCATGTTGTATGGTGACATGAGCAGGCGAGTTATGACCCTGTTGCAAGAATTTGCCCCAGCAATTGAAATTTACAGTATCGATGAGGCTTTCCTCGACTTTCGTGGTTTCTCACCTGAACCTTCTCTACGAGAGTATGGATTAAAAATCAAAAAATACATTTATCAATGTACTGGAATCCCCATCAGCATTGGAATTGCTCCAACCAAAGCTCTTGCCAAAGTTGCTAATAAAATAGCCAAAACTTTTCCCGAAAAAACACAAGGAGTTTATGCCATAGACGATGAAAGAAAGAGAGAAAAGGCTTTGAAATGGCTACCGGTTGAAGATGTCTGGGGTATAGGTTCCCGATGGTCTGCACGTTTTCATAAGATTGGAATTAAGACAGCCTATGATTTTACGCAGCTCTCAGACGAATGGGTCCGTAAGCGGATGACTATCGTAGGGCTTCGGTTAAAAAAGGAGCTAATGGGTGAATCCTGTTTTGAATTAGAAGAAAATCTAAATGTTCGGTCAAGTATTTCTGTAAGTCGTTCATTTTATGAAGAACTTACCACTTTTAATGAAGTATATGAACGCATTGCTACGTTTGTCTCGCGTGGGGCTTTCAAGCTTCGCAAACAAAACTCAGTTGCAGGAATGCTTATGGTTTACCTTCGATCTAATCCTTTCAAAAACAACGAAAAAATTTTCTTTCGTCAGGGATTAGCAAGACTTTCGCACCGAACTGATTCAACTATCGAATTGTTACATTATGCTAAAAGCGTATTACAAAAGATTTATGAACCTCATCCCATCAAAAAAGCAGGTATTATTCTTATGGATCTAGTCTCATCCGAGGCGAGAGAACTTTCTTTTTTTCACGAGTATCTTGCAAAACATGAGCAATTAATGCATGTTCTCGACAAAGTCAATGAAAAGTATGGATTTGATACACTTCGAATTGCTGCTCAGCAAGCACCTTTGCGTCACAAAGTATTGCAACAAAAACTTTCCCCATCCTATACCACTCGCTGGGAAGATATTCTAGTGGTCAAAGCAAAATAG
- the umuD gene encoding translesion error-prone DNA polymerase V autoproteolytic subunit: MYSASSEAACEFPFVETIAAGFPSPADDFAEMPLDIAKLLIRNPSATFFARVAGNSMQDAGIGDGDILVIDRSLSPAEGRIAVCFLDGEFTVKRLHFEKDICYLMPAHSDYPPIMVTADNDFIIWGIVTYVIKSVL; encoded by the coding sequence ATGTATTCTGCTTCATCTGAGGCAGCATGTGAGTTTCCGTTCGTCGAAACCATTGCTGCAGGGTTTCCATCTCCGGCTGATGATTTTGCTGAAATGCCTTTAGATATTGCCAAGCTTCTTATTCGAAATCCTTCAGCAACTTTTTTCGCACGCGTAGCTGGTAATTCCATGCAAGACGCAGGAATTGGTGATGGTGACATTCTCGTTATCGATCGCAGCCTCTCACCTGCAGAAGGAAGAATAGCTGTGTGTTTTTTAGATGGAGAATTCACTGTTAAACGCCTTCATTTTGAGAAAGATATCTGCTATCTCATGCCAGCACACTCCGACTACCCACCTATCATGGTAACAGCAGATAACGATTTTATCATTTGGGGCATCGTTACGTATGTGATTAAATCAGTTTTGTGA